The Pseudanabaena galeata CCNP1313 genome includes a region encoding these proteins:
- a CDS encoding chromophore lyase CpcT/CpeT, with the protein MTVLTHPNDVYILAQWLAGDHSNWEQAIDNPPFFAHIRVGIRPLPNPITEEGVWLFLEQAYDYELHHPYRTAVLHLIFQNDRIEMINYRLTEAEKFFGASRDQDRLKVLDINAIVKLEGCTQWVYRADRHTFKGAVESGKKCCINRKGVDTYLSIEFEVTENTYSSLDRGYDIVTNERVWGSIAGAFQFTKKVSFGDEISLGSTPQGIIAS; encoded by the coding sequence ATGACAGTACTTACCCATCCCAACGATGTATATATCCTTGCTCAATGGCTAGCAGGCGATCATAGTAATTGGGAACAAGCGATCGACAACCCCCCATTTTTTGCCCATATCCGCGTTGGTATTCGTCCCTTGCCCAACCCAATTACGGAGGAAGGCGTATGGCTATTTCTCGAACAAGCTTACGACTATGAGCTACATCATCCCTATCGCACAGCCGTCTTACACCTGATCTTTCAAAACGATCGCATTGAAATGATCAACTATCGCCTCACAGAAGCCGAAAAATTCTTTGGTGCTAGTCGCGATCAAGATCGGCTGAAGGTGCTGGATATTAATGCGATCGTCAAATTAGAAGGCTGTACGCAATGGGTGTATCGCGCCGATCGGCATACTTTTAAAGGCGCTGTCGAATCTGGGAAAAAATGTTGCATTAATCGCAAGGGTGTTGATACTTACCTCTCGATTGAGTTTGAAGTGACTGAAAATACCTATAGCAGCCTTGATCGTGGATATGACATAGTAACCAATGAGCGGGTGTGGGGTTCGATCGCAGGAGCCTTTCAATTTACCAAAAAAGTCAGCTTTGGCGACGAAATTTCCCTAGGTTCTACTCCTCAAGGTATAATAGCTTCCTGA
- the fabF gene encoding beta-ketoacyl-ACP synthase II, with protein sequence MQNPQPLSRVVVTGLGAITPIGNTVEEYWQGLVDGKNGITEITRFDTTDHECRVGGEVKDFDPLAYVPAKEARRMDRFAQFGVSASIQALRDANLEITPLNAPQIGVLLGTGIGGLQVLEDQHEIIRTKGPSRCSPFMIPMMIGNMAAGLTAIHTGAQGPNSCTVTACAAGSNAIGDAFRLVQSGFAQAMICGGTEAAITPLGFAGFASARAMSRRNDDPAHASRPFDKDRDGFVMGEGAGILIIENLEHALARGAKIYAEIVGYGCTCDAYHMTSPSPNGEGAVRAMSLALKDGDIEPEMVDYINAHGTSTSANDSTETKAIKKVLGDHAYKVAVSSTKSMTGHLLGGSGGIEAVATVLAVKNDIAPPTMNLENPDPDCDLDYVPNKSRPMTINVATSNSFGFGGHNVTLVFKKYQ encoded by the coding sequence ATGCAAAACCCTCAGCCCCTCTCTCGCGTCGTTGTCACTGGACTAGGTGCAATCACACCGATCGGTAACACGGTCGAAGAATACTGGCAAGGTCTAGTTGATGGCAAAAACGGGATTACCGAAATTACGCGCTTTGATACTACCGATCATGAATGTCGAGTTGGTGGTGAAGTAAAAGATTTTGATCCTCTTGCTTATGTCCCAGCCAAAGAAGCGCGACGTATGGATCGCTTTGCTCAATTTGGTGTGAGTGCCAGTATCCAAGCTTTGCGCGATGCAAATCTAGAAATAACGCCTCTTAATGCTCCTCAGATTGGGGTTTTGCTAGGTACTGGCATTGGCGGATTACAAGTACTCGAAGATCAGCATGAAATTATCCGCACCAAAGGACCTAGTCGTTGCAGTCCATTTATGATTCCGATGATGATCGGTAATATGGCCGCAGGTTTGACGGCAATTCATACGGGCGCACAGGGACCAAATTCCTGCACGGTGACTGCTTGTGCGGCGGGTTCCAATGCGATCGGCGATGCATTTCGTTTAGTACAGAGTGGATTTGCCCAAGCAATGATCTGTGGTGGTACTGAAGCGGCGATTACACCACTCGGCTTTGCAGGTTTTGCCTCAGCAAGAGCCATGTCTCGTCGCAATGACGATCCTGCCCATGCTTCCCGTCCCTTTGATAAAGATCGCGATGGCTTTGTGATGGGCGAAGGCGCAGGAATTTTGATTATTGAAAATCTCGAACATGCTCTAGCGCGTGGAGCAAAAATCTATGCCGAAATCGTGGGCTATGGTTGTACCTGCGATGCCTACCACATGACCTCACCTTCTCCCAATGGTGAAGGTGCAGTCAGAGCTATGTCCCTAGCTCTTAAGGATGGTGATATTGAACCTGAGATGGTGGACTATATCAATGCCCACGGTACAAGTACCTCGGCAAATGATAGTACTGAAACGAAAGCCATCAAGAAAGTTTTGGGCGATCATGCCTATAAGGTTGCCGTTAGTTCCACTAAGTCGATGACGGGGCATTTGCTGGGCGGCTCTGGTGGCATTGAGGCTGTAGCAACAGTTTTGGCAGTGAAAAATGATATTGCACCGCCAACGATGAACCTAGAAAATCCTGATCCTGATTGCGATTTAGACTATGTGCCTAACAAGTCTCGTCCGATGACGATTAATGTGGCGACTTCTAACTCCTTTGGATTTGGTGGTCATAATGTCACTCTAGTGTTCAAAAAATATCAATAG
- a CDS encoding DUF3419 family protein encodes MICNLKASPVSEIAFSQVREDPCIELRVVQELAKHQRPLRILLVASGGCTALSLLTSPAIAKIEAIDLNPAQLHLVELRRQALLHLSIAEQLRLIGADQVASDRDRLSIYANLRTYLPQPTQAFWDARQEQIAFGVNRVGRFEQLFRELAAKFAQLGIAPLKEPLTVIQHPQWRNLFEQVFERERLVQTFGEAAVNYSMDRSFGEHFADVFAQALQRFHPNENYFLTQVWGDRYTDDLGGEGLPLYLQDSAQKDIRALGVERLQLHQGAFVDRLQQLAEVEKFDLIQFSNISDWMPLSDLHQMLTDAIACLKSGGAIIGRRLNGDHHLAAIMAKHIAVDHHLSQELLASDRSFFYREVVVGFRS; translated from the coding sequence GTGATTTGTAACTTGAAGGCTAGCCCCGTCTCAGAAATTGCATTCTCACAAGTACGCGAAGATCCTTGCATTGAGTTACGGGTAGTCCAAGAACTAGCCAAGCATCAGCGACCACTGAGAATTCTTTTAGTGGCTTCAGGTGGTTGTACTGCCCTCAGTTTATTGACTAGCCCTGCGATCGCCAAAATCGAAGCCATAGATCTCAATCCCGCCCAACTGCATCTTGTGGAATTGCGCCGACAAGCCCTATTGCATCTGTCTATAGCTGAACAATTACGATTGATTGGCGCAGATCAAGTTGCTAGCGATCGAGATCGCCTTAGCATCTATGCCAACTTACGCACCTATTTACCGCAACCCACCCAAGCATTTTGGGATGCTAGACAGGAGCAAATCGCCTTTGGGGTCAATCGAGTCGGACGATTTGAGCAGCTATTTCGCGAACTTGCTGCAAAATTTGCTCAGCTTGGGATTGCTCCTTTAAAAGAACCCTTAACTGTGATTCAGCATCCGCAATGGCGCAATCTGTTTGAGCAGGTATTTGAACGTGAGAGGCTTGTCCAAACTTTTGGGGAAGCGGCGGTTAACTATTCAATGGATCGCAGTTTTGGCGAACATTTTGCCGATGTATTTGCCCAAGCATTACAGCGCTTTCATCCCAATGAGAATTATTTTTTGACCCAAGTCTGGGGCGATCGCTACACCGATGATCTTGGAGGCGAAGGATTGCCTCTCTATCTCCAAGACTCTGCTCAGAAGGATATTCGTGCTTTAGGTGTAGAGAGATTGCAATTACATCAGGGTGCTTTTGTCGATCGCCTTCAGCAACTTGCCGAAGTGGAAAAATTCGATTTGATTCAGTTTTCTAATATTTCCGACTGGATGCCTTTGAGCGATCTCCATCAAATGCTGACGGATGCGATCGCTTGCTTGAAATCAGGAGGAGCAATCATTGGGCGGCGACTCAATGGTGATCATCATTTAGCCGCAATTATGGCGAAACATATAGCTGTTGATCACCATCTTAGTCAGGAATTATTAGCAAGCGATCGCTCATTTTTCTATCGTGAAGTCGTGGTAGGTTTTCGGTCATGA
- a CDS encoding Rieske (2Fe-2S) protein, with product MAKVKIASATDVSSDKVLKTSANGQSVIVAKVGDKYCAIANKCPHFGLPLAKGKFENGVITCPFHGSKFEVCTGKNTEWVESFVGIPLPNVAKKMIAMGKTSTDVKSFTVTQEGSDLFIDA from the coding sequence ATGGCTAAAGTCAAAATTGCCTCCGCTACTGATGTCAGTTCTGATAAAGTTCTGAAAACTAGCGCCAATGGACAATCTGTCATCGTTGCAAAAGTTGGTGATAAATATTGCGCGATCGCAAATAAATGCCCTCACTTTGGACTACCCCTAGCCAAAGGCAAGTTTGAAAATGGTGTAATTACTTGTCCTTTCCACGGTTCCAAGTTTGAAGTTTGTACTGGCAAGAATACTGAATGGGTAGAATCTTTTGTCGGGATTCCTTTACCTAATGTTGCCAAGAAAATGATCGCGATGGGCAAAACTTCTACTGATGTGAAAAGTTTTACCGTCACTCAAGAAGGTTCCGATCTATTTATTGATGCATAA
- a CDS encoding ABC transporter substrate-binding protein, translating to MANNKKEVLVLGLTLAICGGLAAAGILFFTKNQTPIAIDSNTTASNTNFDLASRKSEGEKILITSEINSDKEQAIAAIAKKDYATAITKWEASLSKQRSDPEAVIYLNNAKIGDQKSLTIAVSVPIGGNLNVAKEILRGVAQAQIEINSQGGINGIPLKIVIVNDDNKIDIGTKVAQALVQDQSILAVIGHNSSEVSIATVPTYQAGGLVMMSSTSTAKELSGAGSHIFRSVPSVRFQANALSQYVVKQQNKKNIGICFNASAKASQSLQEEFTAAVFSDGSKISRVNCDLSNPNFNADKVIEEMLSDRVDALLLSPGVEKIEKGIEIAVIARNRLLLLGDGTLYTFKTLQLGQGAIADMVLTVPWHPEFLANNPFADNAVKLWGGDVNWRSATSYDATLAIAGGLRQNATRAGLQQTLSSNTFELEGAAGKISFQPSGDRANPSILVKVSKGDRSGVGYDFVPLR from the coding sequence ATGGCAAACAACAAGAAAGAAGTATTGGTGTTAGGGCTAACCTTGGCTATCTGTGGTGGACTGGCTGCTGCTGGTATTTTATTCTTTACGAAAAACCAAACCCCGATCGCTATTGATAGCAATACCACAGCTAGCAATACGAACTTCGACTTAGCATCACGCAAAAGTGAAGGCGAAAAAATACTGATAACATCTGAAATTAATTCAGACAAGGAACAGGCGATCGCCGCGATCGCCAAAAAAGATTACGCCACCGCAATTACCAAATGGGAAGCCTCGCTCAGTAAACAGCGTAGCGATCCTGAAGCAGTTATTTATCTAAATAACGCCAAAATTGGCGATCAAAAATCCTTGACAATCGCGGTAAGTGTGCCGATTGGTGGCAATCTCAATGTGGCTAAAGAGATTTTGCGTGGTGTTGCCCAAGCGCAAATTGAGATAAACAGTCAGGGCGGTATTAATGGCATACCCTTAAAAATTGTGATCGTTAATGACGACAATAAAATCGACATTGGCACAAAAGTTGCCCAAGCGTTAGTCCAAGATCAAAGTATTCTTGCCGTGATCGGACATAACTCCAGTGAGGTTTCCATCGCCACTGTCCCAACCTATCAAGCTGGAGGACTAGTTATGATGTCATCGACTAGCACAGCTAAAGAGCTTTCAGGGGCAGGAAGCCATATTTTTCGGTCAGTGCCAAGTGTGAGGTTTCAAGCCAATGCGCTATCTCAATATGTTGTTAAACAGCAAAACAAGAAAAATATTGGTATTTGCTTTAATGCTTCTGCAAAGGCTAGTCAGTCCCTGCAAGAAGAATTTACTGCCGCTGTATTTTCGGATGGCTCAAAAATCAGCCGTGTAAATTGTGATTTATCGAATCCCAACTTTAATGCCGATAAGGTCATTGAGGAGATGTTGAGCGATCGCGTCGATGCATTGTTACTATCTCCGGGTGTCGAAAAGATCGAAAAGGGGATCGAAATTGCCGTTATTGCCAGAAATCGCCTGTTATTGCTAGGTGACGGAACTTTGTATACTTTTAAAACTTTGCAACTCGGACAAGGGGCGATCGCCGACATGGTGCTAACTGTACCTTGGCATCCTGAGTTTTTAGCTAATAATCCCTTTGCGGATAATGCGGTAAAACTGTGGGGCGGCGATGTAAATTGGCGCAGTGCGACTAGTTACGATGCGACATTGGCGATCGCAGGCGGACTTCGCCAAAATGCTACCCGTGCAGGACTACAACAAACTCTATCTAGTAATACCTTTGAACTCGAAGGAGCCGCAGGAAAAATTTCCTTTCAGCCATCAGGCGATCGGGCAAATCCTTCGATTTTAGTAAAAGTGAGTAAAGGCGATCGCTCAGGCGTTGGCTATGACTTTGTGCCACTGCGTTAA
- the purD gene encoding phosphoribosylamine--glycine ligase translates to MKVLVVGSGGREHALAWKLLQSPNIDRVFCIPGNGGTATMSNCQNVSLSIDDFEGILRFAQVQGVGFTIVGPELPLALGIVDYFQAAEALIFGPTQEGAKIESSKSWAKTLMQEANIPTAASATFQSLDAAQAYVQQQGAPIVIKADGLASGKGVTVAMTIEEATEALDRIFAGQFGSAGETVVIEEFMTGQEVSVLAVTDGKTIRPLSPAQDHKRLGDGDTGPNTGGMGAYAPAPIATPELMAKVQTQVLEPAIAALNARGIDYRGCLYAGLMITPEGEPKVVEFNCRLGDPETQAVLPLLDTNLDDLLMACVEGNLANFPPIRWKKQSSVCVVMAAGGYPDKVETGQFITGIGKAEDLGAFVFQSGTKLKNNAIVTNGGRVLGVTALGDDIRNAITNVYSAIEFVAYDGMYYRKDIASKAID, encoded by the coding sequence TTGAAAGTCCTCGTAGTTGGCAGTGGCGGCAGAGAACACGCCTTAGCTTGGAAACTTCTGCAATCTCCCAATATAGATCGCGTCTTTTGCATCCCCGGAAATGGCGGTACGGCAACCATGTCCAATTGCCAGAACGTTTCCCTTAGCATTGATGATTTTGAGGGAATTTTAAGGTTTGCCCAAGTGCAAGGTGTTGGTTTTACGATTGTTGGGCCCGAACTGCCCCTAGCACTTGGCATTGTTGATTATTTTCAAGCAGCCGAAGCATTGATTTTTGGTCCAACTCAAGAGGGGGCAAAGATTGAATCTAGCAAGTCTTGGGCAAAGACGCTCATGCAAGAAGCGAATATTCCTACTGCTGCCAGTGCTACTTTTCAGAGTCTCGATGCGGCTCAAGCCTATGTGCAGCAACAAGGCGCACCCATTGTGATTAAGGCTGATGGTCTAGCTAGCGGTAAAGGTGTCACCGTAGCGATGACTATCGAAGAAGCCACTGAAGCGCTCGATCGCATTTTTGCAGGACAGTTCGGCTCCGCAGGAGAAACCGTAGTCATCGAAGAATTTATGACAGGGCAAGAAGTATCTGTCCTTGCGGTCACCGATGGTAAAACCATTCGCCCCCTCAGTCCTGCCCAAGATCACAAACGTCTCGGTGATGGTGATACAGGACCAAACACAGGCGGGATGGGAGCCTATGCACCCGCGCCGATCGCTACGCCTGAGTTGATGGCAAAAGTGCAGACTCAAGTTTTAGAACCTGCGATCGCCGCTTTAAATGCTAGAGGCATTGATTATCGAGGTTGTCTCTATGCGGGGTTAATGATTACTCCCGAAGGCGAGCCAAAAGTTGTGGAGTTTAACTGTCGTTTGGGCGATCCTGAGACCCAAGCAGTCTTACCATTACTGGATACAAATCTGGATGATTTGCTCATGGCTTGCGTCGAAGGTAACCTCGCTAACTTCCCGCCTATTCGATGGAAAAAGCAGTCATCCGTATGTGTGGTGATGGCCGCAGGTGGTTATCCAGATAAAGTAGAGACGGGGCAGTTTATTACGGGTATCGGTAAAGCTGAAGACTTAGGTGCATTTGTGTTTCAATCAGGAACGAAACTCAAGAACAATGCCATCGTGACCAATGGCGGTCGCGTGCTTGGGGTAACGGCTTTGGGTGATGACATTCGTAATGCTATCACCAATGTTTATAGCGCCATTGAGTTTGTTGCTTACGACGGGATGTATTACCGCAAGGATATTGCCAGCAAAGCCATCGATTAA
- a CDS encoding iron-containing redox enzyme family protein, protein MQTLIRKPIANPRIRHYPELSIAELSKLPSLQSVVSHVAAVYDFNYHPYILWMEDPLTDREAFRQSQVPFRFAVESFSQPLAAVLARTATLESRLPLLANITEEHGHGDRWRSHKYTFQQYLRALGATDRELEAPCTMPVLAFNQSILTYCLMQSGESGAAMLGMIEYLYVGISTAIARTLQQRGWTAVGSQSHYAVHEKLDTEHARDLLHLAEMGWINPCSREQVVQGLALGAHYFWSLYRDL, encoded by the coding sequence ATGCAAACTTTAATTAGAAAGCCGATCGCTAATCCTAGAATTCGGCACTATCCTGAACTGTCTATAGCAGAGTTGAGCAAATTACCATCTTTGCAGTCAGTAGTTTCACATGTAGCGGCAGTCTATGACTTTAATTACCATCCCTATATCCTTTGGATGGAAGATCCTCTGACCGATCGCGAGGCTTTTCGGCAAAGTCAAGTTCCCTTTCGATTTGCGGTGGAGTCATTCTCTCAGCCATTGGCGGCGGTATTAGCTAGGACAGCAACCCTAGAATCTCGCTTGCCTCTGCTTGCAAATATTACTGAAGAACATGGTCATGGCGATCGTTGGCGATCGCATAAATATACGTTTCAGCAGTATCTTCGCGCCTTGGGCGCAACCGATCGCGAACTAGAGGCTCCCTGCACAATGCCAGTATTAGCCTTTAACCAATCGATTTTGACCTATTGCTTGATGCAGTCGGGTGAATCAGGCGCGGCGATGCTTGGCATGATCGAGTATCTCTATGTCGGGATTAGCACAGCGATCGCTAGGACTTTGCAGCAACGTGGTTGGACGGCTGTTGGCAGTCAGTCCCACTATGCAGTGCATGAGAAACTAGATACCGAACATGCCAGAGACTTGCTGCACTTAGCAGAAATGGGTTGGATTAATCCCTGTTCTCGTGAGCAAGTTGTCCAAGGATTAGCACTGGGTGCTCACTATTTTTGGAGTTTGTATCGTGATTTGTAA
- a CDS encoding GNAT family N-acetyltransferase: MKFHRIEFAERSIFQVGIEAIEQTAFYPLGNDSFQIDHGDNYFAFFDRLGDVSYFVALDGERVAAVGAGILREVPDCQGEPLRLAWYLCDLKVHPDYQRQHLSMRLLHYALQSCVSKCDRGYTISMNASDGKPNRLVRIYEKFNLLRFRCSSILGIYSVDAEVMRSLEPILMKYRGKISYLSLQGIKDLKLQSNGKMLPLLHVQWGENMPIGIETPLAGYSHMFCVPNGDELAIALQSKGISPKATASLVSHGMDQSDWRFILTSDI; encoded by the coding sequence ATGAAATTTCATCGGATTGAATTTGCCGAGCGTTCTATATTTCAAGTCGGCATTGAGGCGATTGAACAGACTGCGTTTTATCCATTAGGAAATGATTCTTTTCAAATTGATCATGGTGATAACTACTTTGCCTTCTTTGATCGCCTTGGCGATGTCAGTTATTTTGTTGCCTTAGATGGTGAGAGGGTTGCCGCAGTTGGCGCAGGTATCCTTCGAGAAGTGCCTGATTGTCAAGGAGAACCATTGCGTTTAGCTTGGTATTTATGCGATTTAAAAGTACATCCAGACTATCAAAGACAACATCTTTCGATGAGGCTCCTGCATTATGCTTTACAGTCCTGTGTGAGTAAATGCGATCGCGGCTATACGATTTCGATGAACGCCAGCGATGGCAAGCCCAATCGGTTGGTGCGTATTTATGAGAAGTTTAACCTTTTGCGATTCCGATGCTCATCAATATTAGGAATCTACAGCGTAGATGCGGAAGTAATGCGATCGCTGGAACCGATACTCATGAAATATCGTGGCAAGATTTCCTATTTATCTCTACAAGGAATTAAGGACTTAAAACTCCAAAGTAATGGGAAAATGCTGCCATTGCTGCATGTGCAGTGGGGCGAAAACATGCCCATAGGGATTGAAACTCCACTAGCTGGATATAGTCATATGTTTTGTGTGCCTAATGGTGATGAATTAGCGATCGCGCTTCAGTCAAAAGGGATTTCCCCCAAGGCGACAGCTAGTTTGGTCAGTCATGGGATGGATCAAAGTGATTGGCGATTTATCTTAACTAGCGATATTTAA
- a CDS encoding glutaminase: protein MLENHLQQWLQLARQEAIRGKLPSYIPLLAKADPALIAIAIQQVQGDLIMAGDSATTFSLMSIIKPFLLLYLLENLGRDAVFQIVDYQPSNDPFNAIPDDKPKNPMINSGAIALSSLLSSCDTLQNWLNQRSGANLVIDLAMLDSVRSVPNRRNLAIADQLQYLGIIANPSQALTVYEEICCLRGNVQDLAQIGTLLVSAERSPHIPIVLEIMSQCGMYESSADFAKDLGLPSKSSISGALLSIIVDKAAIACYSPALDDFGNSVAGVFLVRQVKSYSQS from the coding sequence ATGCTCGAAAATCATCTTCAACAATGGCTACAATTAGCACGACAAGAAGCCATTAGGGGAAAGCTGCCAAGTTATATTCCTTTGCTGGCTAAGGCTGATCCAGCTTTGATCGCGATCGCGATTCAGCAGGTACAAGGCGATCTCATCATGGCTGGTGACAGCGCCACAACTTTTTCGTTGATGAGCATAATCAAGCCATTTTTGTTACTTTATTTGCTGGAAAATCTTGGTAGAGATGCAGTTTTTCAGATAGTTGACTATCAACCGAGTAACGATCCGTTTAATGCAATTCCTGATGACAAGCCCAAAAATCCGATGATTAATAGTGGTGCGATCGCACTTTCTTCACTATTAAGCTCCTGTGATACTTTACAAAATTGGCTCAATCAACGCTCTGGAGCAAATCTGGTGATCGATTTAGCCATGTTAGATTCTGTGCGATCAGTGCCTAATCGACGGAACTTAGCGATCGCCGATCAACTTCAATATTTGGGAATAATTGCGAATCCTAGTCAAGCCCTTACAGTTTATGAAGAAATTTGTTGTTTGCGCGGTAATGTTCAAGATCTGGCGCAAATAGGCACTTTATTAGTTAGTGCTGAGCGATCGCCACATATCCCCATAGTTTTAGAAATCATGTCTCAATGTGGCATGTATGAGTCATCAGCAGACTTTGCCAAAGATCTGGGATTACCTTCAAAGTCCAGTATTAGTGGGGCTTTGTTATCAATTATTGTTGATAAAGCGGCGATCGCCTGCTATAGCCCTGCTCTTGATGACTTTGGAAATTCCGTTGCGGGAGTATTTCTAGTTCGACAGGTTAAAAGTTATAGTCAATCTTAA
- the acpP gene encoding acyl carrier protein, with product MSTFEQVQEIVASQLGVDKAEVKPEASFANDLGADSLDTVELVMALEEKFGVEIPDEDAEKIATVQNAVDYIDSKQAA from the coding sequence ATGAGTACCTTTGAGCAAGTTCAAGAAATCGTTGCATCCCAATTAGGCGTTGATAAAGCCGAAGTTAAGCCTGAAGCTAGCTTTGCGAACGACCTTGGCGCTGACTCTCTCGATACTGTCGAATTGGTTATGGCCTTAGAAGAAAAATTCGGCGTTGAAATCCCCGACGAAGACGCAGAAAAAATTGCCACCGTGCAGAACGCCGTTGATTACATTGACAGCAAGCAAGCTGCCTAG
- a CDS encoding fatty acid desaturase family protein, which yields MKTQQFSDKDNFKLEQTAPSVEKAKPKLTPELLKQLHSLDQHPHRLPIFIALYMVSALAAYELVQAIATPWVYLLCFPLYLLAAASLHGISLFTHEGVHGVLSRNLQWNRWLSILCALPVGQNFSAYKVLHLKHHQHLGVEGDPDHYKNYTKWNWLTFLMHWGRLIIGYPVYIVAIPILGFWQGNHSDRLWIAIEVGLLGLLVTAVILSPLPPALLIHGWLIPMLWINTMVNIRGMSQHTLLEHEADLVRGTRTILTVPLVRFFMCNENYHLEHHLYPAVPWYHLPRLHQELKSDLLQQGAPYIPSYFSFVQDFVAASLQRRQVGSVVIN from the coding sequence ATGAAAACACAACAATTCTCAGACAAGGACAATTTTAAACTTGAGCAAACCGCTCCTTCTGTCGAAAAAGCAAAGCCCAAACTCACGCCCGAATTGCTTAAACAATTACATAGCCTCGATCAACATCCGCATCGTTTGCCCATTTTCATTGCGTTGTATATGGTGTCGGCATTGGCTGCCTATGAGTTAGTACAGGCGATCGCGACACCTTGGGTATATCTCCTCTGTTTTCCCTTGTATCTTTTGGCAGCAGCTTCTTTGCATGGTATTAGCCTGTTTACCCATGAGGGAGTGCATGGTGTACTTAGTCGCAATCTGCAATGGAATCGGTGGCTCAGTATTCTTTGTGCTTTACCCGTTGGGCAAAATTTTTCCGCTTATAAAGTCTTACATCTCAAGCATCATCAACACTTAGGTGTAGAGGGAGATCCCGATCATTACAAAAACTATACAAAATGGAACTGGTTAACCTTTTTGATGCATTGGGGAAGATTGATAATTGGTTATCCTGTCTATATTGTCGCGATTCCGATTCTTGGCTTTTGGCAGGGAAATCATAGCGATCGCCTATGGATTGCGATCGAAGTGGGCTTGTTGGGCTTACTCGTTACGGCAGTCATACTGTCACCGCTACCTCCAGCTTTGCTAATTCATGGTTGGCTAATTCCGATGCTGTGGATTAACACGATGGTGAATATTCGCGGCATGAGTCAGCACACACTGCTCGAACATGAAGCTGATTTAGTTCGCGGAACCCGCACGATTTTGACAGTTCCCTTAGTGAGATTCTTTATGTGTAATGAGAACTATCATCTAGAACATCATCTCTATCCAGCCGTGCCTTGGTATCATTTACCACGCCTACATCAAGAGTTGAAGTCAGATCTGCTCCAACAGGGCGCACCTTATATTCCTTCCTATTTTTCTTTTGTCCAAGATTTTGTCGCGGCAAGCTTACAGCGTCGGCAGGTCGGTTCTGTTGTGATTAATTGA
- a CDS encoding phycobiliprotein lyase, whose protein sequence is MTMMDFFKKSEGVWFIHRTVHHFDSVADESGESKIHVNFVAKNDTRVQTICTSQGVDLAIASCGASFMWQPHEEGGAEPNPDHAAVLVDVPDDQTGRSGKLLRNQGYVEKIPVVSRYWFGNDGILTIDTEYDNNQGQERCWFITDDFRVRASTVLMNNGVYLMTYCSERRCVGDADLEMMVQRNKML, encoded by the coding sequence GTTTATTCATCGCACCGTACATCATTTTGATAGTGTCGCCGATGAATCTGGGGAATCGAAAATCCATGTCAATTTTGTTGCTAAGAACGATACCAGAGTCCAAACAATCTGCACATCGCAAGGTGTTGATTTGGCGATCGCCTCCTGTGGTGCAAGTTTTATGTGGCAACCCCATGAAGAGGGCGGGGCGGAGCCAAATCCTGACCATGCCGCAGTTTTAGTGGATGTACCAGACGATCAAACAGGGCGATCGGGCAAATTATTACGAAATCAAGGATATGTCGAAAAAATACCTGTGGTTAGCCGCTATTGGTTTGGTAACGATGGTATTTTGACTATTGATACAGAATATGACAATAATCAGGGGCAAGAACGCTGTTGGTTTATCACCGATGATTTTCGCGTGCGGGCGAGTACTGTACTTATGAATAATGGCGTTTATTTGATGACTTACTGCTCTGAGCGCCGATGTGTGGGTGATGCAGATTTAGAGATGATGGTGCAGCGTAATAAAATGTTGTAA